One part of the Sciurus carolinensis chromosome 6, mSciCar1.2, whole genome shotgun sequence genome encodes these proteins:
- the Prlr gene encoding prolactin receptor — protein MKDNVASTVVLMLLLFLNIRLLNGESPPGKPTIFKCRSPEKETFTCWWRPGTDGGLPTNYTLTYHKEGETITHECPDYKTSGPNSCYFSKKHTSIWTIYIMTVNATNKMGSNISDPRYVDVTYIVEPDPPENLTLEVKQPEDRKPYLWIKWFPPTLVDVRSGWLTLQYEIRLKPEKAAEWETHFAGQQTQFKILSLYPGQKYLVQVRCKPDHGFWSNWSQESSIQIPSDFTMKDTTVWIFVAILSAVICLIMVWAVALKGYSMVTCIFPPVPGPKIKGFDTHLLEKGKSEELLSALGCQDFPPTSDCEDLLVEFLEVDDNEDQQLMPAHSKEHPGQGVKPTHLDPDNDSGRGSCDSPSLLSEKCEEPRANPPTFHTPKVIEQPENPKTNITCTCDPHSINAEGKIHYYHAVGSKSSTWPLPQAVQHNPKSPYHSIDDMYKLAVSPAGALTILLDKAGKDASRSSKTIETGGEKKAVKQREMESFPSKTEKGTTWLLPQEKAHVIAAKPLDYVEIHKVNKDGALSLLPKQKENSDQTEKARAPETSKEYAKVSRVMENNILVLVPDPCAQSGALFEESAKEALSSLQKNQAEKDMTCFTATPSNCRHQQGGLDYLDPACFTHSFH, from the exons gagagTCACCTCCTGGAAAACCTACAATCTTTAAATGCCGTTCTCCTGAGAAGGAAACGTTCACCTGCTGGTGGAGGCCTGGGACGGATGGAGGACTTCCTACCAATTATACACTGACTTACCACAAGGAAGG AGAGACCATCACCCATGAATGTCCAGACTACAAAACCAGTGGCCCCAACTCCTGTTACTTTAGCAAAAAGCACACCTCCATATGGACAATATACATCATGACAGTGAATGCCACCAACAAGATGGGAAGCAATATCTCGGATCCACGCTATGTGGATGTGACTTACATAG TTGAACCAGACCCTCCTGAGAACCTGACATTAGAAGTAAAACAGCCAGAAGACAGAAAACCATATCTGTGGATAAAATGGTTCCCACCCACCTTGGTTGACGTAAGATCTGGTTGGCTCACACTACAGTATGAAATTCGATTAAAACCTGAGAAAGCAGCTGAGTGGGAG ACCCATTTTGCAGGACAACAGACACAATTTAAGATTCTCAGCTTATATCCAGGACAGAAATACCTTGTCCAGGTTCGCTGCAAGCCAGATCATGGATTCTGGAGTAACTGGAGTCAAGAGAGCTCCATTCAGATACCCAGTG acTTCACGATGAAAGACACAACAGTTTGGATCTTTGTGGCCATTCTTTCTGCTGTCATCTGTTTGATTATGGTCTGGGCAGTGGCTTTGAAGGGCTATAG cATGGTGACCTGCATCTTTCCACCAGTTCCTGGgccaaaaataaaaggatttgatACTCATCTACTAGAG AAGGGCAAGTCTGAAGAACTCCTGAGTGCCTTGGGATGCCAAGACTTTCCCCCCACTTCTGACTGTGAGGACTTGCTGGTGGAGTTTTTAGAAGTAGATGACAATGAAGACCAGCAGCTAATGCCAGCACATTCGAAAGAACACCCAGGTCAGGGTGTGAAACCCACACACCTAGATCCCGACAATGACTCTGGCCGGGGAAGCTGTGACAGTCCTTCTCTTTTATCAGAAAAGTGTGAGGAACCCCGGGCCAACCCCCCAACTTTCCACACTCCTAAGGTCATTGAGCAGCCAGAGAATCCCAAAACAAATATTACCTGTACCTGCGATCCCCACAGTATAAATGCGGAAGGCAAAATCCACTACTATCATGCTGTTGGATCCAAATCTTCGACCTGGCCTTTACCACAGGCTGTCCAGCACAACCCCAAGTCTCCTTACCACAGCATTGATGATATGTATAAGTTGGCTGTGAGCCCTGCGGGTGCATTGACCATTTTGTTGGACAAAGCAGGCAAAGATGCTTCAAGGTCCTCTAAAACCATTGAGactggaggagagaaaaaggCAGTCAAGCAGAGGGAGATGGAAAGCTTCCCTTCTAAGACTGAGAAAGGCACAACCTGGCTGCTGCCACAGGAAAAAGCCCACGTTATCGCTGCTAAGCCCCTGGATTATGTGGAGATTCACAAGGTCAACAAAGATGGAGCACTATCATTGCTGccaaaacagaaagagaacagTGACCAGACAGAGAAAGCCAGGGCTCCTGAAACCAGTAAGGAGTATGCCAAAGTTTCCAGGGTTATGGAAAACAACATCCTGGTGTTAGTGCCAGATCCATGTGCTCAAAGTGGGGCTTTGTTTGAAGAATCAGCCAAGGAAGCTCTGTCATCGCTTCAAAAGAATCAAGCTGAGAAAGACATGACCTGCTTCACAGCAACACCGAGCAACTGCAGACACCAACAGGGTGGGCTGGATTACCTGGATCCTGCATGCTTCACTCACTCCTTCCATTGA